TACAGTAAATATAAGTTGGCCGGTGATGTGAAAACGCTTAATAGTAAGATGACAATCACAGCCAACCTACACAATGGGAACGACTCCGTCATTATCAACCAAGCAGAGAAAACCGATAGTTTTGAACTGCCCATGAGCTACAGTATGCCCATAGATACTTTCTATCTTGATATTAAAGGGAGTGCACAAAGCTACAGAGATACGATTGCTGTAACGAAGACCGACATGCCACATTTCGAGTCTGTAGACTGCAGTCCGGCTATATTCCACAAAGTAACGGCAATCAATTACACACAACATACTATCGACTCGATTGTCATTAACCAACCAAACGTAACCAACAATGTTACAAAGAGCACTTTCCTTATCTATTTCAAGAGCGCTGATTTTTAGTCTGTTGCTCATGCTCCCAGTATCCGTTGGTGCACAGCAGAAAAAGAAAATCATTGCGGTTGAACAAGACACAATAGCCTTGTTCCGTGGCATTGCAGTGTCTACCGACTTGGTTGGCCCCGCGCAATTGGCTTTTGGCAGTTACGGACAGTATCAGGCTGCAGTACGACTGAACTTGAAAGATAAGTGGTTTCCTATTTTTGAATTCGGTTATGGCAAGGCCGATGCCAAAGATATCACGACGAAGTTGGCTTTCAAAACGAATGCACCATATGGTCGTGTCGGTATGGATTGGAACTTAAATAAGAACAAGCACGACATCTATCGCATTTATGGCGGACTGCGATACGCCTATACTTCATTCAAATATGATGTAGACGGCCGTGGTATTACTGACCCCGTTTGGCGTAACCAGATAGATATTAACGCACATAATCAGCAAGCAAGCTACCATTGGTTAGAGTTCGCATTCTCTATTGACGCAAAAATATGGGGACCATTGCGAATGGGTTGGAGCGTACGCTACAAGCGAAGACTCTATCACACCCATGCAGATATAGGCGAGCCATGGTATGTTCCCGGATTTGGTCGCAGCGGAAACAGTCGCTTAGGCGGTGAGTTCAACATCATTATGGAATTATGAGAAAGGGAAAGAAAATATATATTCAAGCAGCATTCCTGTTATTTTTGGTCGTTGGTACTATCCTAATTATTCGCCAACAGCAGGATATGCCTTACCAACACAATGAAGGCTTTATCTTCGGTACGGTGTATCACGCTACTTACCAGTATGACAAAGATCTCAACAAAGAGATTGTTACCGAGCTAAATAAGGTAGACGAAGAGTTCTCCATGTTCAACAAGCGGTCTATGGTGACTGCTTTCAATCAAGGTCGACAGATAGAAGCCAGCAAGATGTTCATGGAAGTATTGACTCTTTCACAAGCAATCAATAAAGAGACTGACGGTGCTTTTGATATCACTGTAGCTCCTTTGGTGAATGCCTGGGGCTTTGGCTTCAAACATCAGCAGCTTCCCAATCGGCAACAGGTTGATAGTTTGCGTGCTTTAATGGGCATGCAATATATCAAGGTGGAGCATACAGGGGAAAAGAATATCGTTAAAACCGATCACAGAGGCTTGATGCTCGACTTCAGTGCCATTGCAAAAGGCTATGGAAGTGATGCGGTTGCTGCCGTGATGAGACGTCATGACATCAAGAACTACATGATAGAAATTGGTGGAGAAATTGTAACCAGTGGTATAAGTGAGAAGCGCTTGCCATGGAAAATAGGCGTTACCAAACCAAGTGATGACAGTCTTAGCACCAATCAAAACCTACAAACGGTACTGAATGTTACCGACAGAGCAATGGCTACAAGTGGGAATTACCGAAATTTCTATTATAAGAATGGCAAGAAACTTGCCCACACCATTGATCCACGTACAGGCTATCCCGTACAGCACAGCCTGTTATCAGCAACCGTTCTTGCCCACAGTTGCGCCGAAGCCGATGGCTATGCCACTGCTTTCATGGTACTTGGCATAGAGAAATCCAAGGCTGTTTTGGATAAACATCCCGAGCTGTTGGCCTACTTTATCTATGCTGATAAAGACGGGAGAACAAAAGTTTGGTATTCGCCTTCTTTGGAGAAAACGCTTGTAAAATAACAAACAATGGAGAACGACCTGCAATTATACAGTCAATTATTAAGTCTGCCACTGTTCCAAGGACTTGGCAAAGCAGACTTAGAAGAGGTCGTGACCCACACAAAATTAGGCTTTCACAAATTTGAAACCGGCCAGATTATAGTCTGTGAGAATGACATCTGCAACCAGCTTCATTTTCTTTTGAACGGTCAAATAGAAGTAACAACAGTGTCTGCCGGGCACAGTTATCAGATTACAGAGTCCATTATGGCTCCTGAACTATTACAACCCGAGCGTCTGTTTGGTCTGACACAACATTTCTCCAAGACGTTTAAAGCTTTGTCTACCTGCAACATTCTGACTGTTGAGAAAGATGAAGTCATACGGTTAAGTGACAAGTTTCTGATTTTCAGGATTAATCTTCTGAACATCCTTTCCACCTATGCTCAAAAGAATGAACGTATGTTGCTTCGACAACATTCCAACTCTCTTGAAAGTCGCATTATCCGCTTTTTTGCCGACCGTTGTTTACGGCCTGCAGGACGAAAGACCATAAAAATAAAGATGACACAGTTGGCATTAGAACTCAATGACAGTCGACGTGATGTATCGAAAGCATTGAATCATCTGAAACTAAAAGGCATTTTAACACTCAGACGCAATTTTATTGTCATTGAAAAAATTGAAGATGCCTTACAACAAACCCGATTATAAAACAAAAGTTAGTATGAATGAAATAAAAGAGAAAGAAAGAAAGAATCCATTCTTTATAGATTATGGTATGCCACACTACACCGTACCTTTCGATAAAATACAGACTTCCGACTATGAAGAAGCTTTCATGGAAGGTATACGTCGCGACGATGAAGAAATTGACAAGATTGTCAACGACCCAGAAGAGCCGACGTTTGAGAACACAATAGCCCGTGTTGATTTAGAAAACGGCGAGCATTATTATGACCTACTCGACCGCGTTTCAAACGTATTCTCGTGCATGCTGAGTGCCGAAACCAATGATGCACTTGACGCTTTGGCCCAGAAAATGAGTCCTATTCTCACTAAACACGCCAATGATGTCAGCCTCAACAAGAAACTTTTTGAACGCATCAAACAGGTATATGACCATCCCAATCGCGAGTTAACCCCCGAAGAGCAGATGTTGCTCAACAAGAGTTACGATGGCTTTGTCAGGAGTGGAGCACTTTTGAACGAAGCCGGTAAGGAGCAACTCCGCAAGATTACCGAGGAAACAAGCATATTGGCATTGCAATTCTCACAAAACTTACTGAAGGAAACCAAGGCCTATGAACTGCATATTACCGATGAGAAGCTACTTAAAGGACTTCCCGATACAGCCAAGGAAGCAGCCGCACAGACTGCAAAAGAGAAAGAAAAAGAGGGTTGGATATTCACTCTTGACTTCCCAAGCTATACTCCTTTCATGACATACGCTACGCAACGCGAGCTGCGCAAGCAGATGTACATGGCTAAAAACACAGAATGTACACACGACAACAACGAGAATAACCTCGAAATATGCAAGCGACTGATTAATCTCCGCCGTGAGATGGCACAGCTGTTAGGCTTCGAAAACTATGCCGACTACGTTTTGAAACATCGCATGGCAAGCGATACAGCCCACGTGTATCAGCTGCTTAACGACCTCATTGATGCCTATAAACCGACGGCTCTCAATGAAGTGAAAGACATTGAGAACTTGGCTCACAAGTTAGAAGGCGATGATTTTGAAGTAATGCCATGGGACTTCGGTTACTATTCGCATAAACTCCAAATGGAGAAATATAATCTTGATGCCGAAATGCTACGTCCCTACTTTGAGCTTTCAAATGTTATCAAAGGTGTTTTTGGCCTTGCCACCCGTCTCTATGGCATCACTTTCAAACCCAACGACAATATTCCTGTCTATCACCCTGACGTAAAAGCGTATGAGGTTTTCGACAAAGACGGCAGTTTTCTTGCTGTTCTCTATGCTGATTTCCACCCTCGCAAAGGTAAGCAAGACGGTGCGTGGATGACTGAATTCAAAGGGCAATGGATTGATCATAAAGGCAACAACAGTCGTCCTCATGTCAGTTTGGTGATGAATTTCACTAAACCTACAGCCGAAAAGCCTGCACTTTTAACTCTCGGGGAGGTTGAAACGTTCCTTCATGAGTTTGGTCATTCCCTCCATGGAATGTTTGCCAACACCCGTTTCGAAAGTCTCAGCGGTACCAATGTATGGTGGGATTTCGTAGAACTTCCGTCACAATTCATGGAAAACTATTCGGTAGAGAAGGACTTCCTCCGCACCTTTGCTTTCCATTATCAAACGGGAGAGCCTATCCCCGACGACCTCATCGAGCGCATAGTCAAAAGCCGTAACTTCATGACCGCTTATGCCTGCTTGCGCCAAGTGAGTTTCGGACTCCTCGATATGGCCTACTATACCCAAAAGAAACCCTTCAACGAAGACATTATTTCCTTTGAAAAGAAGGCATGGGAAAAGGCTATGCTCAACAAGCAATTACCTGATACATGCATGACCGTACAATTCAGTCACATCATGGCAGGAGGCTACGCTGCCGGTTATTACAGCTATAAATGGGCTGAAGTACTTGATGCTGATGCATTCAGTGTATTCAAGAAAAATGGTATTTTCGACCGAAATACAGCCCAAAGTTTCAGGGATAACATCCTCTCAAAAGGCGGCACAGAGCATCCCATGACACTCTATAAACGCTTTCGCGGGCAGGAACCGACAATTAAAGCCCTGTTAGAAAGAAATGGAATCAAATAAAACACATCACAATATGACCGCTGAAGAAAAACAGCAACAATTAGACAACCGCTATCTTCGTATGGCACGGATCTGGGCAGAGAACTCTTATTGCCTGCGTCGGCAGGTGGGAGCCTTGGTCGTGAAAGACAAAATGATTATCAGCGACGGCTACAATGGAACTCCGAGTGGCTTTGACAATGTCTGCGAGGATGCCAACCAAGCAACTTTTCCCTATGTTCTGCACGCCGAAGCCAATGCAATCACGAAGTTGGCTCGCAGCAGTAACAACAGTGACGGCAGTACGCTTTACGTGACAGCTTCACCATGTATCGAATGTGCAAAGCTCATCATACAGGCTGGTATCAGGCGTGTTGTATATGCAGAGAAATACCGTTTGGAGGACGGTATTCATCTTTTACGCAAAGCAGGAATAGAAGTGATTTACATGGAACAAAAGAATAACTATGGAACAGAAGAAAAATAATCGGTGGATGCCACTCATTATGGCCCTCTGTGTCATTGTGGGTATCTTCATTGGAACCTTTTATGCCAACCATTTCTCGGGCAACCGACTCAACATTATCAATTCTGGCAGCAACCGACTCAATAATCTCTTGCACATCATTGATGATCAGTATGTCGACAAAGTGAATATTGATTCGCTCGTAGACAATGCCATTCCGCAGATACTAAGCGAGCTTGACCCTCACTCTGTCTATATCAATGCCAAGGATGTACAGGCAGCCAACGACGACTTGAAAGGCTCTTTCTCGGGTGTGGGCATTGAATTCACCATCCGACAAGATACCATCCACGTGCAGAATGTCATCAAGAATGGGCCTGCCGACCGTGCCGGCATCTTGGCTGGTGACAAGATTGTGAGTGTTGACGGCAAGCCATTCGTGGGCAAAACCGTTACCAATGAAGAGGCCATGCGCCGCTTGAAAGGGCCTAAAGACACGAAAGTGAAGATTGGAGTAAAGCGTTATGGGCAGAAAGCCATTAAATATTTCACGGTAACACGTGGTGAAATACCGACGAAGAGTATTTCGGCAACCTATATGCTTGACGATAAAACAGGCTATATCCGCATCAAGAACTTCGGCGAAACAACCTATCCCGAACTGCTCATTGCATTGGCCAAACTCTCTCAAGAGCGTTTCAGCAACTTAGTCATAGACCTTCGCGACAACACAGGTGGCTACTTGAACAGTGCCGTGCAGATAGCCAATGAGTTTCTTTCGAAGCATAAACTCATCGTCTACACCCAAGGGAGAAAGAGTCCCCGACAGGATTATTTATCAGACGGACGCGGCAGTTATCAGAACATTCCACTCGTTGTGCTCATCAATGAGGGTTCTGCTTCGGCGGCAGAGATATTTGCCGGTGCCATGCAAGACAACGACCGAGCCACGATTATCGGTCGACGTTCGTTTGGAAAAGGCTTGGTACAGCAGCAGATTGGTTTCCCCGACGGCAGTATGATCCGTCTGACGGTAGCCCGATACTACACTCCTTCCGGGCGTTGTATACAGAAACCATACACTAAGGGAGAGGATCCTCAGTATCAACAAGACCTCATGTCACGCTATCAGCACGGTGAGTTCTTCTCGTCAGACAGTATCAAACACACCGGCCCTGCATATCATACGGGCATCGGACGCGTCGTCTATGGCGGTGGCGGTATCACCCCCGACATCTTCGTTCCAGAAGACACTTTGAATATCACCTCTTATTATAAGCAGGCTGCCATGAGCGGACTGATACTCCAGTTTGCCTACACCTACACCGATGACAACCGCATCAAGCTCAACAACTTCAAGGAAATGATGCAGCTTAGTGACTATCTTGCCAAACAGAACATGGTAGATAAGTTTGCCACCTATGCCGACCGTCATGGTCTGAAGCGTCGCAATCTGATGTTACAAAAGAGTCATAAACTCCTCAACCGCTACATCAACAGCCGTATTATCTACAACATGCTTGACGAAGAGGCCTGGAATGAATACATCAACCAAGACGACCCTGTCATCTCAACAGCGCTACGCGTGTTCAGAAACAATGCGGCTTTTCCTAAAAAACCAGAGAAAAAAAGCGCCAAAGGAAAGGTAGCCATAGTGCAAGGCTACAATCATTTCAGCCTGCAACGCCATTTCATCGCCCATGCTTAAAAGCGAACTGCGACAGCAAATGAAAGTCCTCAAGCGACAGTTCACCAGTAACCAACTGCGTGAACAGTCGCTTGCACTCGTCAACAAAGTGCTCAATCACCCACGTGTCAACGCTGCAAAGACCATTCTTCTTTACTATTCAATGGCCGACGAGGTTGATACACACAACTTGGTTGACCTGCTTCGCGAGCAAGGAAAAACGGTTTTGCTGCCCGTAACATTAGCGCACGAACTTGAAATCCGACGCTATGAAGGGCCAAAGAGTCTGCAAGAAGGCAAGGCTTTCCATATCATGGAACCCACAGGAGCTGTTTTCACACAACTTCACACCATTGACCTCGTGATTGTTCCCGGTATGGGTTTCGACTCACAAGGCAACCGATTGGGGCGTGGGAAAGGCTATTATGATCGTTTTCTGAGGCTCGTTCCCCAGGCTTATAAGCTTGGTCTGTGTTTCGATTTCCAAAAAGTAGCGTCTGTTCCAACCGAAGATACAGACGTAAGAATGGACGAAATCATTTGAAATCTTACTTGGTAAAATTCATATCCCTATGAAGAAAAACATCATCATCATCTTTCTCTTAGCCTGCTTATCAACAGCAATGAGTGCACAAGAAGAAAAGGGAAACTTTTACATTCAACCCAAAGTAGGCTTCAACATGGCTAAGTTCGTCGGCAGCGGACTTGTCTACAAGCCCAAATGGAAAGTGGGTTACGAGGTAGGAGCCGAGGCCGAATGGTTTGTTTCCAACCACAATTCACTCTCTTTCGGATTGGAATATCGCCAGATTGGTTGCACCTTCGATTACAAAGAGACTGCCAGTGACTACAATTTCGAGAGGACAAGCGAATTGGAACGCCTCAACATGAACTACATTGCACTGCCCATCATGTATAACTTCTATATAAAACCCCACCTTGCTCTCAAGATAGGAGTAGAAGTCAGCGGTCTGCTTTCGGCCAAACTGCATGAACATGATTATGGGAGAATGGCTGATCCGCTCCCCGGGCACAATGGATACAGTCCAGATGATGATGTGTCTAAGTACGTTTGGCACGACTATAACGTTCATCAGACCATTGAGAAGAAAAACGATTTCAAGCGGGCTTGCCTTGCCATACCTATCGGTATCAGCTACGACTACAAGCAGTTTGTGATGACAGGCATCGTGCATATCGACCTCAACCGCCTCTATACGTATGACAAAATATACATTCCCGGCGGTGGAATGTCTGACAAACATGGCCTGCGCAACTTATACATTGGCATCACGGCAGGCTATAAATTCAAGCTCTGAAGCAAACAGAAAAGTCTGAATATCGGCTGATATGGGGTATCAACTGCGACATATAGGGATTGTTCGCCAAGCATTTAGGGATTTCCCCTCGCCCTTAAAGCCTAACAATTCCTATTTTTGTAGAAAATATAACTGCACTCGACAAATTATGAATTCATTCACTTTGCACTCGTTTGCAATATCTTTGTAAAACATAAAATCATTAGACTATGAAACGAAAACTACAGATTTTAGCATTGATGTTCACACTCTTACTGACGGCTTTCAGCATGGAGGCTACGGCAAAAGACAAGCGAACCGTTGAACGAGGAATGACAAAACAGGAAGTGATGAGCATTCTCGGCACCCCGAAAGCCTCAAGTTTTAACCAGACAGGAACACGTTGGGAATACATCAAAAGCAAGTTGTTGGATCCCTACGATGTATATGTGCGCATCGAATTTGACAACCGCGACCGCGTTGTCAACTATCAGGAGACCATTATCCCAAGGCAAATGGACAATCAAAACAACACGATCATCGGCAACCCTACTGATGAATTCCGCCGTCCCTACCCCGGTTTCTACGATGATTGTCTAAGTGAAAACGAGTTTACTATACTCTACGACCGAATGAACAAAGCAAACTTCGACGACAACAGAATGGCACTCCTTGAAGTGGCCTGCTTGAGAAGTCTTTTCACTTGCCGTCAAAGTGCGCAATTATTGAAGTTGTTTTCATTCAGCGATGGCAAGTTGAAAGCTCTCCGTTTCATGGCCCGACAGATTGTAGATCCACAGAATGCCTACGTCATCTATCAGAGTTTCACTTTCGACAGCGATAAAGATAAGGCGGCAAGAATTATGCATGAGATGCAGATGCGATAAAGAATGATGCATGATGAAAGCCTGATGAATTTTCAAGTCCCCAGAAACAATTTCAAAACTCAAAATCAACTGGCAATCAACTACTTACAAATAGCATTCTGATTTGCGTCAAGTTAGCGTGTAATCTGCATCAAATCATCATGCCATCTGCGTCAAGTTACGCGCTGACTTGACGCAAATCAGAAACTAAAGTAATGCACATTGAAAAACGATATCATTCACACTGCTTTTTCATCTCAAAAACACAGCCTTGCTTTTCCCAACAAAACGCAAATGAAAACCATATGAAATGTCTGACAGAAACGTAGGGAAAGAAAGGCGAGACACAAGCTCATCGCCTGTTGGTCAATAGAACTTGATGTCGCTGATGATGAAGCTTCCCACCTGACTGTTAAGCCGTTGCACCAACTTTTGACGCATCATGCTGAGATCCTGGCGTAAAGCGGGATTGAGTATCTTTATAAACAGCGTCTGATTCTTAATGAACTTATCACCTGTATAACGGGCTACCGTGGGACCAACCACCGCATCCCATGACTCAATCAACCGCTTCTGCAGGAGCGGAGTCTCAAATCCTTCCTTGCGAAGTACGGTCTGAAGGATATCAGCCAATGATTTTACGTCGCGCTTGAACATCAGTCTTTCAATTCAATTTCACCCTTGTTGACCGAGAAAAGCCTGTAATCGAAGTCGCCATTAGCAAGAATTCGGTCAAGATGATCACGGTTGGTGTCGGTAATAAAGATTTGTCCGAACCCCTCTCCCCCCACAAGTTGCACAATCTGTTCAACGCGGTCGGCATCAAGTTTGTCGAAGATATCGTCGAGAAGCAGCAGCGGAGTACTGTTCGAAGTATGGCGAAGGAAATCGAATTGTGCCAGTTTCAAGGCCAAAGCATAAGTCTTGTGCTGTCCCTGACTGCCCTCTCTCTTCATCTGATAACCATCAAGAAGCATCTCAAGATCATCACGATGCACGCCATGAAGTGAGTAGCCCACTGCCCTGTCTTTATAGCGGTCGCGCTGTATGATATCGAGCAGTGAGCCGCGCTGTCCATGCGAAACATAATTCAAGGAAACCGTTTCATGGTCACCGGAAATATGACTGTAGATGTTCTGAAACACCGGAACAAGTCGCTTAACGAAAGTATCACGCTTCTGATAGATAACTTCTCCGTTCGTCGCCATTTGCTCTTCCCATATCTCAAGCAGTGCTTTGTCGGGCTCATCCTCCATTTTCAACAACGCATTACGCTGCTGCAAAGCCTTGTTATAGGCTGAAAGAGCCTCAATATAAGCATGGTCATACTGGGAAATCACAAGGTCGAGAAGGCGTCTGCGCTCCTCACTTCCTCCCTCAATCAAAACAGAATCCGAGGGCGAAGCAAACACAAGCGGTATCAAACCGATGTGCTGTGACAGTCGGCGATACTCCTTTTTGTTGCGCTTGAAGTGTTTCTTTGTGCCACGCTTCATACCGCAATAGATCTGCTCTTCCTCTCCTTCATCCGTTGTATAGTTGCCTTCAAGCACCAGGAAATCCTGATTATGCATGATTACTTGCGAGTCAATGGGATTGAAAGCACTGCGACAAAACGAGAGATAATGCACTGCATCAAGCACGTTTGTCTTGCCAACTCCATTGCTTCCTATAAAGCAGTTGAGTTTCGGAGACAATGAAATTGTTGCCTCACGGATATTCTTATAATTGAGGATTGAAAGTCTATTGAGTATCATAATCTTGCTTGCAAAGTTACCGTTTAATAGCTGAAAAACGAAAAAAAGAATGAATAAATTTCAATATGTGAGAATATTTACGTAATTTTGCGACGGTCTATGCCTCCCTATAAAAGGGAAGAAACACCGCAATTTGAGAAATAAATAAAAACAACAAATAACAATGGCAAACAAAAATGAACAGGGAGTGCTCGACAATGAGACTCTCATCAAGTCGGAAGCTTTCTTTGATAAGAATAAGAAAGCTATCATCATTGCTGTCTTAGCAATTATCATTATTGTAGTAGGTGGCTTCCTTTACAAGGCTTATGTGGCTGAACCACGCGAAGAAAAGGCCAGCACTGAACTTGCAAAAGGCCAGGAATACTTCAATGCTGAACAGTTTGACAAGGCTCTTAACGGTGATGGTGCAGGCTTTACCGGCTTATTAAACATCATCAACAACTATGGAAGTACTGATGCTGCCAATTTAGCGAACCTCTATACCGGCCTCTGTTATGCCAACTTAAATAAATGGAACGAAGCTGTGAAGTATCTTGATGAATACTCTCCTGCTGATGATGCCATGGTAAGTCCGGCTGCCGTAGCAGCTCTCGGCAATGCCTATGCACATGTTAATCAGTTGGACAAGGCTGTCGACAACCTCAAGAAAGCAGCTGACATGGCT
The nucleotide sequence above comes from Segatella oris. Encoded proteins:
- a CDS encoding tetratricopeptide repeat protein; translation: MANKNEQGVLDNETLIKSEAFFDKNKKAIIIAVLAIIIIVVGGFLYKAYVAEPREEKASTELAKGQEYFNAEQFDKALNGDGAGFTGLLNIINNYGSTDAANLANLYTGLCYANLNKWNEAVKYLDEYSPADDAMVSPAAVAALGNAYAHVNQLDKAVDNLKKAADMADSEGRDGVNNSLSPTFRLQAAILLESQGKKDDALKIYQDIKKKYVNSALVQSQEIDKYIERASR